Proteins encoded in a region of the Sphingomonas jaspsi DSM 18422 genome:
- the mrdA gene encoding penicillin-binding protein 2, giving the protein MEAAAVKASRFTQAHQSLTFTRRMTLVGGAQAAVGALLVGRLGYLSVNQHELYETKSEDNRVQLIIVPPRRGWIVDRNNKPLAINRSDFRVDIIPDQLERPETTIPLLAELLQLNPDDVDRINKELKEASGYRPVVAAENVPYDRYAAVTVRLPELPGVQPQRGFSRFYPAGPAVAHLLGYVGAASAKDYEKEKNPLLVTPGFKIGKDGLEKVLEPRLRGQPGGQRVELTARGKLVRELEPKPDRSGQTVQLTIDAGLQEYAARRMGDQSGALVAIDTTNGDMLAYVSMPAFDPNSFSDGIGSTEWRMLSENDHIPLLNKVALGLYPSGSTIKPAMALAFLQQGIDPGRRVHCPGGIRIGNRYFRCDAVHGTVDMHVAIEKSCNTYFWAMGLVTDPQKTTEMVNYLGYGQKFDLPIPSQRFGTMPNPKWLMKKYQRKWQAFDSANTSIGQGYVLVNPMQLAVMPARLASGKLLQPRLLKADAIKPAPPLNATSEHLEIIRKAMSAVVNESGTAVGSKLPLDGIQMAGKTGTAQVFRLGERGFQSSWALRDHALFVSFAPVDNPRYAIGCIIEHGGFGASAAAPIVRDCMTYMFDPQRAMDTLNALESQWGGSLAERTARQSEEYARIAEANKAAASAAKKAAAASSDKSAAKDGAG; this is encoded by the coding sequence GTGGAGGCTGCGGCCGTGAAGGCCTCGCGATTTACCCAGGCGCACCAGTCGCTGACCTTCACGCGCCGTATGACCCTGGTTGGCGGTGCGCAGGCTGCGGTTGGCGCACTTCTGGTCGGGCGACTGGGCTATCTCTCGGTCAACCAGCACGAACTCTATGAGACCAAATCCGAAGACAATCGGGTCCAGCTGATTATCGTCCCCCCGCGCCGGGGATGGATCGTCGACCGCAACAACAAGCCGCTCGCGATCAACCGCAGCGACTTTCGCGTCGACATCATTCCCGACCAGCTGGAACGGCCCGAAACCACCATCCCGCTGCTGGCGGAACTGCTGCAGCTCAACCCCGACGACGTCGACCGGATCAACAAGGAGTTGAAGGAAGCGAGCGGCTATCGTCCGGTCGTTGCGGCGGAAAATGTGCCCTACGACCGCTATGCCGCGGTGACCGTACGTCTACCGGAGCTCCCCGGTGTCCAGCCGCAGCGTGGCTTTTCGCGCTTCTATCCCGCCGGTCCTGCGGTCGCCCACCTGCTGGGCTATGTCGGTGCGGCATCGGCCAAGGATTACGAAAAGGAAAAGAACCCGCTGCTGGTGACGCCGGGCTTCAAGATCGGCAAGGACGGGCTCGAAAAGGTTTTGGAACCGCGGCTACGCGGACAGCCCGGCGGCCAGCGAGTCGAATTGACCGCGCGCGGCAAGCTGGTTCGGGAGCTTGAACCCAAGCCCGACCGGTCGGGACAGACCGTCCAGCTGACGATCGACGCGGGTCTGCAGGAATATGCGGCACGGCGCATGGGCGACCAGTCGGGTGCTCTTGTAGCGATCGATACCACCAACGGCGACATGCTGGCCTATGTGTCGATGCCGGCGTTCGATCCGAACAGTTTCAGCGACGGCATCGGCAGCACCGAATGGCGCATGCTGTCGGAAAACGATCATATCCCGCTGCTCAACAAGGTCGCGCTGGGTCTCTATCCGTCCGGATCAACGATCAAGCCGGCGATGGCGCTAGCCTTCCTGCAACAAGGCATCGACCCGGGCCGCCGCGTTCACTGCCCCGGCGGAATTCGTATCGGCAACCGCTATTTCCGCTGTGACGCGGTTCACGGCACGGTCGACATGCACGTGGCAATCGAAAAAAGCTGCAACACTTATTTCTGGGCGATGGGGCTGGTCACCGACCCGCAAAAGACGACCGAAATGGTCAACTATCTCGGCTATGGCCAAAAATTCGACCTGCCGATCCCTTCCCAGAGGTTCGGGACGATGCCCAACCCCAAATGGCTGATGAAAAAGTATCAGCGAAAATGGCAGGCTTTCGATTCTGCGAACACGTCGATCGGCCAAGGCTATGTACTGGTTAACCCGATGCAGTTGGCCGTCATGCCGGCACGGCTGGCATCGGGCAAACTGCTCCAGCCTCGCCTGCTCAAAGCAGACGCCATTAAGCCCGCGCCGCCCCTTAACGCGACATCGGAGCATCTTGAGATCATACGCAAGGCGATGTCGGCGGTGGTCAATGAGTCGGGTACGGCCGTCGGGTCGAAATTGCCGCTGGATGGCATCCAGATGGCCGGCAAGACCGGCACCGCACAGGTTTTCAGGCTCGGCGAGCGCGGGTTCCAATCAAGCTGGGCGTTACGCGACCATGCGTTGTTCGTCTCCTTCGCGCCCGTCGATAATCCGCGGTACGCAATCGGCTGCATCATCGAACATGGCGGCTTCGGCGCGTCGGCGGCCGCGCCGATCGTGCGAGATTGCATGACCTACATGTTCGATCCGCAACGTGCGATGGACACGCTGAATGCTTTGGAAAGCCAGTGGGGCGGTAGCCTGGCCGAGCGGACGGCGCGCCAGTCTGAAGAATATGCTCGCATCGCCGAAGCCAACAAGGCGGCTGCGAGTGCAGCGAAGAAGGCGGCGGCGGCGTCTTCCGACAAGAGCGCCGCGAAGGACGGTGCCGGATGA
- a CDS encoding NAD-dependent epimerase/dehydratase family protein, with translation MSILVTGAAGFIGSQVSQALMARGEEVVGIDNLNDYYDPKLKHARLANLKTGFGNAFSFECVDFADQGALAEFTRHHRFDRIVHLGAQAGVRYSLINPHSYVRSNLLGHVNMLELARHRGVDHFVYASSSSVYGGNDTLPFRVEDRVDQPISLYAATKKSDELISESYSHLFRIPMTGLRFFTVYGPWGRPDMAMWIFTKALLADQPLVVFNNGEMRRDFTYIDDIVSGVIACLDGAPKDDREVKAGGSRSPHALYNIGNHRSEELMRMIGVLEGATGRTARIDFQSLQPGDVTDTYADISAIQRDHGFTPTTSIDEGIPRFVDWFKSYHGID, from the coding sequence ATGTCCATTCTCGTTACCGGCGCCGCCGGATTCATTGGTTCACAGGTATCGCAGGCGCTCATGGCGCGCGGCGAGGAAGTCGTCGGCATCGACAACCTCAACGATTATTACGACCCGAAGCTGAAGCATGCGCGGCTTGCCAACCTCAAGACCGGCTTTGGCAACGCCTTCAGTTTCGAATGCGTCGATTTTGCCGACCAGGGCGCGCTTGCGGAATTCACGCGGCATCACCGCTTCGACCGCATCGTCCATCTCGGCGCGCAGGCCGGCGTCCGATATTCGCTGATCAACCCGCACAGCTACGTCCGGTCGAACCTGCTCGGCCACGTCAACATGCTGGAACTGGCGCGTCACCGCGGTGTCGACCATTTCGTCTACGCCAGTTCGTCATCGGTCTACGGCGGCAACGACACCTTGCCTTTCCGCGTCGAAGACCGCGTCGACCAACCGATCTCGCTCTATGCCGCGACCAAGAAGTCGGACGAACTGATCAGCGAAAGCTATTCGCACCTGTTCCGCATCCCGATGACGGGTCTGCGCTTCTTCACGGTCTATGGCCCGTGGGGACGTCCCGACATGGCGATGTGGATCTTTACCAAGGCCTTGCTGGCCGACCAGCCGCTGGTCGTGTTCAACAATGGCGAGATGCGCCGCGACTTCACCTATATCGACGACATCGTGTCAGGCGTGATCGCATGCCTCGACGGCGCACCGAAAGATGACCGAGAGGTCAAGGCCGGGGGCAGCCGCAGCCCTCACGCGCTGTACAACATCGGCAACCATCGCTCGGAAGAGCTGATGCGGATGATCGGCGTCCTGGAAGGGGCAACAGGGCGTACCGCGCGGATCGATTTCCAGTCGCTACAGCCTGGTGACGTCACCGACACTTACGCCGACATCAGCGCCATCCAGCGCGACCACGGCTTTACGCCCACCACGAGCATCGACGAGGGCATTCCGCGCTTTGTCGACTGGTTCAAATCTTACCACGGCATCGACTGA
- a CDS encoding acyl-CoA thioesterase, with amino-acid sequence MSRPEPRRRDAYRHFTTITTRWADNDAYGHVNNTVYYAWFDTAVNEWLVAQGLLDIEHGDPIGLVVETGCRYFAPLSYPGEVEIGIAVDHLGGSSVTYRVGVFAMGGAAPAAEGHFTHVYVGRDSRRPEALPDDWRRKLEALA; translated from the coding sequence GTGAGCCGTCCCGAACCACGGCGGCGGGACGCGTACCGCCACTTTACGACCATCACCACCCGGTGGGCTGACAATGACGCCTACGGCCATGTCAACAACACCGTCTACTACGCCTGGTTCGACACGGCGGTGAACGAATGGCTCGTCGCGCAGGGACTGCTCGACATCGAACATGGCGACCCGATCGGGCTGGTGGTCGAAACCGGGTGCCGCTACTTCGCGCCGCTTTCCTATCCGGGCGAGGTCGAAATCGGCATAGCCGTGGATCACCTCGGTGGCAGCAGCGTGACTTACCGCGTCGGCGTGTTCGCCATGGGGGGCGCGGCTCCTGCCGCGGAAGGGCATTTCACCCATGTTTACGTCGGCCGCGACAGTCGGCGACCGGAGGCGCTACCCGATGACTGGCGCCGCAAACTTGAAGCGCTGGCCTAG
- a CDS encoding ABC transporter permease/M1 family aminopeptidase → MFLDIMRFEIRYHLRNPVFWVAVGIFVLLGFGLTASENVSFGTPGAVHENAPFAVGVALAVFAIFYQFVTTSFVANAVVRDDTTGFGQIMRTTPISRTAFIMGRFVGGLIIALLGYLATPLGMMVGVEMPWVDAETVGPNGPAMYLWQFSVVALPNIFLSCALLLALATYFRSMLASYVGVVVILMGYTVTLLFATNKPEWLPYLAKFELLGFSAIQDLTRYWTTADLNSRLFPLHGNFLINRLFVIGLGSLLLAGTVWRFSFSERAPSKRRLRKLAKREARDAQMASVAPETASDLPSARFGSASTRAQFLTRLRAEMVQVLKSPGLIVILLLAIFNSLADLLTTRAMYGTPTYPLTANVISSLRDGYLFFTLMIAIFYGGELVWRERERKINEIVDSTPSPDWVMIVPKVLAILAVLLLVVVSGSIAGMATQLAKGVFDFSPTRYLLWYIAPVTIDSLLIAILAVFMQVLSPNKYVGWGLMLLWFVSGVFLSSVGYDDLLYTYGSSPMEPLSDMNGDGGFWIGAAWARAYWLAGGALLLLFAHLVWPRGTVTAVRPRVAALSRRLGRGEVVFGLAALAVMILSGSVIYHATHQLNVRRTSDDREVLIADLEKRYLRYENLPQPTVRDVKLAIQIFPQDRKLETNGAYRLVNETAQPLTEVHLRVGDDDVKLFKLSVDGANSTRRDVEHGYYIFRFDEPLAPGQSTMAHFATRIWYRGFRNDAQPTDVTPNGTFVNNYKIAPIVGMDRNGLLRDRTQRRRQGLPAELRPAKLEDMTATARNYVGTSWVHSDISVTTDAGQVPVAPGDRVSDKVENGRRTARFVSSAPINNFFSVQSARYAIDQRMQGDVATEIYYDPRHSWNVPVMQKALGAALDYYRANFGPYQFRHARILEFPGYAGYAQAFAGTMPYSESIGFAANLSNAENIDYVTYVVAHELGHQYWAHQAVGADMQGATLTSETLAQYSALMVMKKLYGPDSIRRFLKYELDDYLRSRKGEALEELPLARVENQAYVHYNKGALAMYLLQQRLGEDRVNLALRTFLDRWKFKGPPYHRSLDFIAELRKVARTPDEQALITDLFERITLYDLKVTDAQTRQQGTQWVTTLTVDAAKYHADGKGAEKAVPLRDRIEIGLFTARPGEGSFGKANVISIDRRPVVSGKQTIVVRSNRKPEFAGVDPYAFYVDRNSNDNIMSVSTSR, encoded by the coding sequence ATGTTCCTGGACATCATGCGGTTCGAAATCCGCTACCACCTGCGCAATCCGGTCTTCTGGGTGGCGGTCGGGATTTTCGTCCTGCTCGGTTTCGGACTGACCGCGAGCGAAAACGTCAGTTTCGGCACGCCAGGCGCCGTTCATGAAAATGCGCCGTTCGCGGTTGGCGTGGCCCTGGCGGTCTTCGCGATCTTCTACCAGTTCGTGACGACCAGTTTCGTCGCCAATGCCGTCGTGCGTGACGATACCACCGGTTTCGGTCAGATCATGCGAACGACGCCGATCAGCAGGACGGCCTTCATCATGGGGCGGTTCGTCGGCGGGCTGATCATCGCCCTTCTCGGCTACCTCGCGACACCGCTTGGCATGATGGTCGGGGTCGAGATGCCGTGGGTGGACGCCGAAACCGTCGGCCCCAACGGCCCGGCGATGTATCTGTGGCAATTTTCGGTCGTCGCGCTGCCCAACATCTTCCTGAGCTGTGCATTGCTGCTCGCGCTCGCCACCTATTTTCGGTCGATGCTGGCAAGCTACGTCGGCGTCGTGGTCATCCTGATGGGCTACACCGTCACCCTGCTGTTCGCGACGAACAAGCCGGAATGGCTGCCGTACCTGGCGAAGTTCGAATTGCTCGGGTTCAGCGCGATCCAGGACCTCACGCGATATTGGACCACCGCCGACCTCAACAGCCGCCTTTTTCCCCTCCACGGCAATTTCCTGATCAATCGCCTGTTCGTCATCGGCTTGGGATCGCTGCTGCTGGCTGGGACCGTCTGGCGATTTTCTTTCAGCGAGCGTGCCCCCTCCAAGCGGCGATTGAGGAAGCTGGCGAAGCGAGAGGCGCGTGATGCGCAAATGGCGTCGGTCGCGCCGGAAACCGCTTCCGACCTGCCGAGCGCGCGCTTCGGTTCTGCGTCTACCCGCGCGCAATTTCTGACCCGGCTGCGCGCGGAAATGGTGCAGGTGCTGAAAAGCCCCGGCCTGATCGTCATCCTCCTGCTGGCGATTTTCAATTCGCTCGCCGACCTGCTGACGACCCGCGCAATGTACGGCACGCCGACCTATCCTCTGACGGCCAACGTGATCAGTTCGTTGCGCGACGGCTATCTCTTCTTCACGTTGATGATCGCCATCTTCTACGGCGGCGAACTGGTCTGGCGGGAACGCGAGCGCAAGATCAACGAAATCGTCGACTCGACCCCGTCGCCTGACTGGGTGATGATCGTGCCGAAGGTGCTGGCGATCCTCGCCGTGTTGCTGCTGGTCGTCGTGTCCGGGTCTATCGCCGGAATGGCGACCCAGCTCGCCAAGGGCGTGTTCGACTTTTCCCCGACCCGATACCTCCTCTGGTACATCGCCCCGGTTACGATCGATTCCCTGCTGATCGCGATCCTCGCCGTGTTCATGCAGGTGCTCAGCCCGAACAAATATGTCGGTTGGGGCCTGATGCTCCTGTGGTTCGTCAGCGGGGTGTTCCTGTCCAGTGTCGGCTACGACGACCTGCTCTACACCTATGGCAGTTCGCCAATGGAACCGCTGAGCGACATGAACGGCGACGGCGGCTTCTGGATCGGTGCAGCATGGGCGCGCGCCTATTGGCTGGCGGGCGGCGCCTTGCTGCTGCTGTTCGCGCACCTTGTCTGGCCGCGCGGTACGGTTACCGCCGTGCGCCCGCGCGTTGCCGCCCTTTCCCGTCGGCTGGGACGTGGCGAAGTGGTCTTCGGACTTGCCGCACTCGCCGTCATGATCCTGTCGGGAAGCGTCATCTATCACGCCACGCACCAGCTTAACGTTCGCCGCACCAGCGACGATCGCGAGGTTTTGATAGCCGATCTTGAAAAACGTTATCTGAGATATGAAAACCTGCCGCAGCCGACCGTCCGCGACGTCAAGCTGGCGATCCAGATTTTCCCGCAGGATCGCAAGCTCGAAACCAACGGGGCGTATCGACTGGTCAACGAAACCGCGCAGCCGTTGACGGAGGTCCATCTGCGGGTCGGCGATGACGACGTAAAATTGTTCAAGCTGTCGGTGGACGGTGCCAATTCGACGAGGCGCGATGTCGAGCACGGATATTACATCTTCCGTTTCGACGAGCCGCTGGCGCCGGGGCAGTCGACAATGGCGCATTTCGCGACCCGGATCTGGTACCGCGGCTTCCGCAACGACGCGCAGCCGACGGACGTGACGCCCAACGGCACTTTCGTGAACAATTACAAGATTGCGCCGATCGTCGGCATGGATCGCAACGGCCTGTTACGCGACCGCACCCAGCGTCGGCGACAGGGACTGCCAGCGGAGCTTCGGCCGGCAAAGCTGGAGGACATGACCGCGACCGCGCGAAACTATGTAGGCACGAGTTGGGTCCATTCCGACATCAGCGTTACGACCGATGCCGGTCAGGTCCCGGTGGCGCCCGGCGATCGCGTATCCGACAAAGTCGAAAACGGACGCCGGACCGCGCGCTTCGTGAGCAGCGCGCCGATCAACAACTTCTTTTCCGTGCAGTCCGCCCGCTACGCGATCGACCAGCGGATGCAGGGGGATGTGGCCACCGAAATCTATTACGATCCGCGCCACAGCTGGAACGTGCCGGTGATGCAAAAGGCGCTGGGTGCCGCGCTCGATTATTACCGCGCGAATTTCGGGCCCTACCAGTTCCGCCACGCCCGCATCCTCGAGTTTCCGGGATATGCCGGTTACGCGCAGGCCTTCGCCGGCACCATGCCCTATTCGGAGAGCATCGGCTTCGCCGCGAACCTCAGCAATGCCGAGAACATCGACTATGTGACCTATGTCGTCGCGCACGAACTGGGCCACCAATATTGGGCGCACCAGGCGGTCGGCGCCGACATGCAGGGCGCCACGCTGACCAGCGAAACGCTCGCGCAATATTCGGCCTTGATGGTGATGAAGAAGCTGTACGGACCGGACAGCATCCGCCGCTTCCTGAAATATGAGCTCGACGATTATCTTCGCTCGCGCAAGGGCGAAGCGCTGGAGGAGCTGCCGCTGGCCCGCGTCGAAAACCAGGCCTACGTCCATTACAACAAGGGCGCACTCGCCATGTATCTGCTTCAGCAGCGGCTGGGCGAAGACCGGGTGAACCTCGCGCTGCGCACCTTCCTCGATAGGTGGAAGTTCAAGGGGCCTCCCTACCACCGCTCGCTCGATTTCATTGCCGAACTGCGCAAGGTCGCGCGGACGCCCGACGAACAGGCGCTGATCACCGACCTGTTCGAACGGATTACCCTGTACGACCTGAAGGTCACCGACGCCCAGACCCGTCAGCAGGGCACCCAGTGGGTGACGACGCTGACCGTCGATGCGGCAAAATATCACGCCGACGGCAAGGGCGCGGAAAAGGCGGTCCCGCTTAGGGATCGGATCGAGATAGGCCTGTTCACTGCGCGTCCCGGCGAAGGCAGCTTCGGCAAGGCGAACGTCATTTCGATCGACCGCCGCCCGGTCGTGTCCGGCAAACAGACCATCGTCGTGCGCTCAAACCGCAAGCCGGAGTTCGCGGGCGTCGACCCGTACGCATTTTACGTCGACCGCAACAGCAACGACAACATCATGTCGGTCTCAACCTCGCGCTAG
- a CDS encoding membrane protein produces MVRDELAQTSKVPAVTLGFWIIKILATTLGETGGDAVSMSWLGETTPSAGSAGVNGYLVGTAIFGLLLALLVWLQVRATRFRPWLYWATIIASTTAGTTLADFATRSIGLGYPGGSLLLFALVIASLLVWYRALGTVDVNRIVSARGESFYWLTITFSQTLGTALGDWVADGPLGYSGAAMLFGGALAILAAAYFWTRLSRTLLFWAAFILTRPLGATVGDFLDKPIAKGGLSLSRPLATAALAGAIVLLVLLLPQRAGRHPASD; encoded by the coding sequence ATGGTCAGGGACGAGTTGGCGCAGACGAGCAAGGTTCCGGCGGTCACGCTGGGTTTCTGGATCATCAAAATCCTGGCCACCACGCTGGGTGAAACCGGCGGCGATGCCGTGTCCATGTCGTGGCTCGGCGAAACGACCCCGAGCGCAGGGAGCGCGGGCGTCAACGGCTATCTCGTCGGCACGGCCATCTTCGGTTTGCTCCTCGCGCTGCTGGTATGGCTGCAGGTCCGCGCGACACGCTTCCGGCCATGGCTTTACTGGGCGACGATCATCGCTTCGACCACTGCGGGGACGACATTGGCGGACTTCGCAACGCGGTCCATCGGGCTGGGATACCCTGGCGGCTCCTTGCTGCTCTTCGCGCTGGTCATCGCATCGCTGCTGGTCTGGTATCGCGCGCTGGGCACCGTCGACGTCAATCGGATCGTCAGTGCGCGCGGGGAATCCTTTTACTGGCTCACGATCACCTTCTCGCAAACGCTCGGCACTGCGCTGGGTGACTGGGTTGCCGACGGTCCGCTGGGCTATTCCGGGGCGGCCATGCTGTTCGGCGGCGCCCTCGCAATATTGGCCGCGGCCTATTTCTGGACCCGCTTGTCGCGCACCCTGCTGTTTTGGGCGGCGTTCATTCTGACGCGGCCGCTCGGCGCGACCGTCGGCGATTTCCTCGACAAGCCGATCGCGAAAGGCGGGCTATCGCTCAGCCGACCGCTGGCAACGGCGGCGCTTGCCGGCGCGATCGTGCTGCTCGTCCTGCTCCTGCCGCAGAGAGCGGGAAGGCATCCTGCAAGCGACTGA
- a CDS encoding NAD(P)H-dependent flavin oxidoreductase → MSLPPILQNLRIPVIASPLFIISHPALVIEQCKAGVVGSFPALNARPASQLDEWLHEITEALAKHDRENPDRPSAPFAVNQIVHMSNTRFDEDMTICEKWKVPIVITSLGARVELNEAVHRWGGITLHDIINDVFAHKAIDKGADGLIAVAAGAGGHAGKWSPFALIQEIREWFDGPLILSGAIAHGRSILAAQAMGADLAYIGSPFIATTEARASEDYKDEIVKSGAGDIVGSSLFTGVWGNYLKGSIVKSGMDPDNLPESDPSKMNFGGAKAWKDIWGSGQGIGAIKEKLPAGQLVDRFAREYAEAKAALCG, encoded by the coding sequence ATGAGCCTTCCCCCGATCCTGCAGAACCTTCGCATCCCGGTGATCGCATCGCCGCTGTTCATCATCAGCCATCCCGCGCTGGTCATCGAACAGTGCAAGGCGGGCGTAGTCGGCAGCTTCCCGGCCCTCAACGCCCGCCCGGCAAGCCAGCTGGACGAATGGCTTCATGAAATCACCGAGGCGCTGGCCAAGCATGATCGCGAAAACCCCGACCGCCCGTCGGCGCCCTTCGCGGTGAATCAGATCGTGCACATGTCGAATACCCGGTTCGACGAAGACATGACGATTTGTGAGAAATGGAAGGTGCCGATCGTCATCACTTCGCTCGGTGCGCGGGTCGAGCTTAACGAAGCTGTGCACCGCTGGGGCGGCATCACGCTTCATGACATCATCAATGACGTCTTTGCTCACAAGGCGATCGACAAGGGTGCGGACGGCCTGATCGCAGTTGCCGCGGGTGCTGGCGGCCACGCCGGCAAATGGTCGCCGTTCGCGCTGATCCAGGAAATCCGGGAATGGTTCGACGGGCCGCTGATCCTGTCGGGCGCGATCGCCCACGGCCGATCGATCCTTGCGGCACAGGCGATGGGCGCGGACCTCGCCTATATCGGCTCGCCGTTCATCGCCACGACCGAGGCGCGCGCTTCCGAGGATTACAAGGACGAGATCGTGAAGTCGGGCGCGGGCGACATCGTCGGCTCGTCGCTGTTCACCGGCGTGTGGGGCAATTACCTCAAGGGCTCGATCGTGAAATCCGGCATGGACCCCGACAATCTGCCCGAAAGCGACCCGAGCAAGATGAACTTCGGCGGCGCCAAGGCGTGGAAAGATATCTGGGGATCGGGCCAGGGCATCGGCGCCATCAAGGAAAAGCTGCCTGCCGGGCAACTGGTCGACCGCTTCGCCCGCGAATATGCCGAGGCCAAGGCCGCGCTCTGCGGCTAG
- a CDS encoding ABC transporter ATP-binding protein, which translates to MLELSGVSHTYPNGTHALDNVSLSIPLGMYGLLGPNGAGKSTLMRTVATLQCPTSGTIRFGDIDVLEKPDEVRKTLGYLPQDFGVYPRVSAYQLLDHLAALKGIASAGERKDTVETLLHQTNLWAHRHKAAAGYSGGMLQRFGIAQALIGNPRLIIVDEPTAGLDPEERNRFLNLLADIGEKVVVILSTHIVDDVADLCPRMAVLANGRVQLEGAPKALIKSMHGRVWKKTIRREDLAEYRSAFDIISTRLFAGQMIIHILSDARPAGFEPVNAGLEDIYFSTLSDPRRAA; encoded by the coding sequence ATGCTGGAACTGTCCGGTGTCAGCCACACCTATCCCAATGGCACGCACGCGCTTGACAATGTGAGCCTGTCGATCCCGCTTGGCATGTACGGCTTGTTGGGCCCGAACGGCGCCGGAAAGTCGACCCTGATGCGCACCGTCGCGACGCTGCAATGCCCGACGTCGGGCACCATCCGCTTTGGCGACATCGACGTCCTCGAAAAACCCGATGAGGTGCGGAAGACCCTCGGTTACCTGCCGCAGGATTTTGGTGTCTATCCGCGCGTCTCCGCCTACCAGTTGCTCGATCATCTTGCAGCGCTGAAAGGCATCGCGAGTGCAGGCGAGCGCAAGGACACCGTCGAGACCCTTCTGCACCAGACCAATTTGTGGGCTCACCGTCACAAGGCGGCCGCCGGCTATTCGGGCGGAATGCTGCAGCGCTTCGGGATCGCCCAGGCGCTGATCGGCAATCCGCGCCTCATCATCGTCGACGAACCGACCGCCGGCCTCGACCCGGAAGAGCGCAACCGCTTCCTCAACCTGCTCGCCGACATCGGCGAAAAGGTGGTCGTCATCCTGTCGACGCATATCGTCGACGACGTGGCCGACCTTTGCCCGCGGATGGCCGTGCTCGCCAATGGTCGCGTACAGCTGGAAGGCGCGCCGAAGGCGCTCATCAAATCGATGCACGGCCGGGTCTGGAAAAAGACCATCCGGCGCGAGGATCTGGCCGAATATCGCTCGGCGTTCGATATCATCTCGACCCGGCTGTTCGCCGGCCAGATGATCATCCACATCCTGTCCGACGCCCGGCCCGCCGGCTTCGAACCCGTGAACGCGGGCCTTGAGGATATCTATTTCTCGACCCTGTCCGACCCGCGCCGCGCAGCCTGA
- the rodA gene encoding rod shape-determining protein RodA translates to MILSSIIPQPLARLPWRLIWLVALICTIGVVTLYSAAGGSMSPWALKQGILILAFAVAAIGISYIPENFIKQMTFPGYVVILVLLVLVEAVGFVGKGAQRWVDLGFIRLQPSEFMKPAIVLTLARFYDLLPTSDIRRWRGLWPAAALLGVPWALILVQPDLGTATMVLLGGVTVMFLAGLPMWYFLSAVGAAAVAGPILFSMMHDYQRKRVLIFLDPEADPLGSGYHISQSKIAIGSGGIFGKGYLNGSQSHLDYLPEGHTDFVFATYVEEWGLVGGAVLIFCFFMVLRWGMGVSRKAKTRFGQLTAAGLTATIFFYVSINLMMVMGMAPVVGIPLPLVSFGGSAVMTVMICLGILMGLERQSRSRSPLA, encoded by the coding sequence ATGATCCTTTCATCGATCATCCCCCAGCCCCTCGCCCGCCTGCCTTGGCGGCTGATCTGGCTCGTCGCACTGATATGCACGATCGGGGTCGTGACCCTTTATTCCGCCGCTGGCGGTTCCATGTCGCCTTGGGCGCTGAAGCAAGGCATCCTGATCTTGGCATTCGCGGTCGCCGCGATCGGCATCAGCTACATCCCCGAAAACTTCATCAAGCAGATGACCTTTCCTGGTTACGTCGTTATCCTGGTCCTGCTGGTGCTGGTCGAAGCGGTAGGGTTCGTCGGAAAGGGCGCGCAGCGCTGGGTCGACCTCGGCTTTATTCGCCTGCAGCCGTCCGAATTCATGAAGCCTGCGATCGTGCTTACGCTGGCGCGGTTCTACGACCTTTTACCGACTAGCGACATCCGCCGCTGGCGTGGTTTATGGCCGGCCGCGGCGTTGCTTGGCGTCCCTTGGGCGCTGATCCTGGTCCAACCCGACCTCGGCACCGCTACGATGGTGCTGCTCGGCGGGGTGACAGTCATGTTCCTTGCCGGTCTGCCGATGTGGTATTTCCTGTCGGCCGTGGGTGCGGCCGCAGTGGCCGGCCCAATCCTGTTCAGCATGATGCACGACTACCAGCGCAAGCGCGTGCTGATATTCCTCGATCCAGAGGCCGATCCGCTGGGGTCCGGCTATCACATCAGTCAATCAAAGATCGCAATCGGTTCGGGAGGCATATTCGGCAAGGGCTATCTCAACGGCAGCCAGAGCCATCTCGACTATCTGCCCGAAGGTCATACAGATTTCGTCTTCGCCACCTATGTCGAGGAATGGGGACTGGTCGGCGGCGCGGTGCTGATTTTCTGTTTCTTCATGGTCCTGCGCTGGGGCATGGGGGTCAGCCGCAAGGCCAAGACCCGCTTCGGCCAGTTGACCGCCGCAGGCCTTACCGCAACCATCTTCTTCTACGTGTCCATCAACCTGATGATGGTGATGGGGATGGCGCCGGTGGTGGGCATCCCCCTGCCCCTCGTCAGCTTCGGCGGATCGGCGGTGATGACGGTAATGATCTGCCTCGGCATCCTGATGGGGCTTGAGCGCCAGTCGCGTAGTCGCAGCCCGCTCGCATAA